A genome region from Maniola jurtina chromosome 22, ilManJurt1.1, whole genome shotgun sequence includes the following:
- the LOC123876901 gene encoding uncharacterized protein LOC123876901, with the protein MANAKSMRSVKSLSIRSIRSSGVEKAFREEKKGNGDIHSFDKILIMACKKFDCPYIVNVPKQVKPDYLKNFKQANIKLRSKRISVLSEHLPVPNESDIKIERKSSSRSSIKTEYISIEPLPIITVTMVYDNYNTLTEILITKMKDVPRSLLRIFHLLLPYYRNLVRITISKCEINMYTIYKLGKILETSTITEVCLDDSPVAGANYAMLLETTKLRYLSLCRCNIGVEACKSIAAKLHYAASAQNLLLLNLSSNRITDEGAKHISNALRNNRHLRYLNLADNHITDCGAGQILDILIEFPLTSDEIIIMRRRRLEYWKRRNDIYAKCLAQLCHKKVNDVSQLRKKSPRRKISSTSLKNKSSVRKEKDADDDYIKTKAEMLTTEVVGPFEDPFRSETIKHIDGHVYSIGNMTLSYLNLAYNNLSYLSVRKLQNVIKYQNNYKSSGGLIKVVIEGNKLPISCPELTNVDEMMARNSLKINRVEKQ; encoded by the exons atggcaAATGCGAAATCTATGAGAAGTGTGAAATCTCTGTCCATACGGTCGATTAGGTCATCGGGAGTGGAGAAAGCGTTTCGGgaagaaaaaaaaggaaatggCGATATACACAGCTTCGACAAAATTTTAATCATGGCCTGCAAGAAATTCGATTGCCCTTACATAGTAAATGTGCCTAAGCAGGTTAAACCAG attaccTCAAGAATTTCAAACAAGCAAATATAAAACTTAGATCTAAGCGGATAAGTGTATTGTCAGAGCACTTACCCGTGCCTAACGAATCTGATATAAAAATTGAACGAAAGAGTTCTTCTCGATCTTCTATTAAAACTGAATATATTTCTATCGAACCGCTTCCTATTATTACCGTAACTATGGTGTATGACAACTACAATACTCTAACAGAAATTCTCATTACAAAAATGAAGGATGTACCAAGATCGTTGCTGAGGATATTCCATCTATTATTACCTTACTATCGAAACTTGGTACGGATAACTATTAGTAAATGTGAGATAAATATGTACACGATATATAAGTTGGGCAAAATACTTGAAACCTCCACGATTACTGAGGTATGCCTTGATGACTCACCAGTGGCAGGAGCCAACTATGCAATGCTATTAGAAACCACGAAGCTCAGGTATCTCTCTCTATGCAGATGTAATATAGGGGTCGAAGCATGCAAATCAATAGCTGCAAAGTTGCACTACGCGGCTTCTGCTCAgaatttattacttttaaatcTATCTTCAAACCGCATAACAGATGAAGGGGCAAAACATATAAGTAACGCTTTGAGAAATAATAGACATTTGCGGTATTTAAATCTCGCCGACAACCACATCACTGACTGCGGTGCTGGTCAAATTTTAGACATTTTAATTGAATTCCCTCTGACTTCTGACGAAATAATAATCATGCGGCGGAGGCGTTTGGAATATTGGAAACGTAGAAATGATATTTATGCCAAATGTTTAGCTCAGCTCTGTCATAAAAAAGTAAATGACGTCAGTCAACTTCGCAAGAAATCGCCAAGAAGAAAAATATCTTCGACAAGTCTTAAAAACAAATCAAGTGTAAGAAAAGAGAAAGACGCAGATGATGactacataaaaacaaaagctgAGATGCTTACAACAGAAGTTGTAGGTCCTTTCGAAGATCCTTTTCGTTCAGAAACAATTAAGCATATTGACGGACACGTTTACAGTATTGGAAATATGACACTGTCTTATCTAAATTTAGCTTACAATAACTTATCGTATTTGAGCGTCAGAAAATTACAGAATGtgataaaatatcaaaataactacAAAAGTAGTGGAGGTCTCATAAAAGTTGTGATTGAAGGGAACAAATTGCCAATTTCTTGTCCAGAACTGACTAATGTAGATGAGATGATGGCAAGAAATAGTCTTAAAATAAATCGTGTTGAAAAAcagtaa
- the LOC123876900 gene encoding collagen alpha-2(I) chain-like isoform X3, with translation MQSTNTMLRLSTFCLLLAAAVAQSGYEYDKPGKPFGPTTPSTRPGYQPSPTSGYPTSPSSQGYPGSAPTSTPSYSSGPSNNQPGYPGQKYPGQTPSGPAGPGYPGQQYPGQIPSGPAGPGYPGQQYPGQTPSGPAGPGYPGQKYPGQTPSGPAGPGYPGQQYPAQTPSGPASPGYPGQKYPGQTPSGPAGPGGNYPGQGVNYPGQGENYPGSIGNYPGQTPGRPGFGPGAPGFRPGQPGFGPGSAGFDDGSYAGGDYSAIPGEPDIDYPILSYVPETSFRCDAQPYPGYYADIETRCQVFHVCANNKTYDFLCPNGTIFSQEYFVCVWWNQFDCNSASNFFELNANLYDYSIIGSQLPGAGFPGTGLQGPPGYPGTGPQGPAGYPGIGPQGPAGYPGTGPQGPAGYPGGGPQRSAGYPGTGPQGPAGYPGTGPQGPAGYPGTGPQGPAGYPGAGPQRPSGYPGGRPQGPAGYPGAAPQRPAGYPGTVPQGPTGYPGTGPQGPASYPGTRPQGQSGYPGTRPQGPAGYPSTVPQGQPGFPGSGPQGSTGYPSAGPQRPSSYPGATSPQRPAGYPGSGPQGPKPNYSGSPGPQGSGSYPGRQEQQQPTASYPSSPGQQTSSGSYPGRPETSSGNYQGSQSTTSYPGSQSETGYPSGKPSGPSFPSSTTRPQGTGDNSYPTPPNREYLPPN, from the exons ATGCAAAGCACCAACACCATGCTACGTTTGTCAACGTTTTGTT TGTTGCTGGCGGCAGCAGTGGCACAAAGCGGTTACGAGTATGACAAACCGGGTAAACCATTCGGCCCTACAACGCCATCAACTAGGCCTGGCTATCAACCGAGCCCAACAAGCGGTTACCCTACATCACCCAGCTCACAGGGTTATCCTGGCTCTGCACCGACTTCTACGCCTAGTTACTCATCTGGACCCTCAAATAATCAACCAGGCTATCCTGGCCAAAAATATCCAGGCCAGACTCCAAGCGGACCAGCAGGCCCAGGTTATCCTGGTCAACAATATCCAG GTCAAATTCCAAGTGGACCAGCAGGCCCAGGTTATCCTGGACAACAATACCCAGGCCAAACTCCAAGTGGTCCAGCAGGCCCAGGTTATCCGGGGCAAAAATACCCAGGTCAAACTCCAAGCGGACCTGCAGGCCCAGGTTATCCTGGACAACAATATCCAGCCCAAACTCCAAGTGGACCAGCCAGCCCAGGTTATCCGGGTCAAAAATATCCAGGTCAAACTCCAAGCGGACCTGCTGGACCAGGTGGAAACTATCCAGGGCAAGGAGTTAATTACCCAGGACAAGGAGAAAATTACCCCGGATCAATTGGAAACTACCCAGGACAAACACCAGGTCGTCCCGGCTTCGGACCTGGAGCTCCCGGATTTAGACCTGGCCAACCTGGTTTTGGGCCAGGAAGCGCAGGATTTGATGATGGTAGTTATGCAGGAGGCGACTATTCGGCAATTCCCGGTGAACCAGACATAGATTACCCTATACTTTCCTATGTTCCAGAAACATCTTTCAGATGTGATGCGCAACCTTACCCAGGTTATTACGCTGATATCGAAACTCGGTGCCAAGTTTTCCATGTATGCGCTAATAACAAAACATATGACTTTTTATGCCCTAATGGTACCATATTCTCTCAAGAATACTTTGTCTGTGTTTGGTGGAACCAGTTTGACTGCAACTCCGCATCTAACTTTTTTGAACTTAACGCAAATCTGTATGATTATTCTATCATTGGTTCGCAATTGCCTGGTGCAGGGTTCCCTGGTACAGGTCTACAAGGTCCACCTGGCTACCCTGGCACTGGCCCTCAAGGCCCTGCTGGCTATCCTGGCATTGGTCCTCAAG GTCCAGCTGGCTACCCAGGCACAGGTCCTCAAGGTCCAGCTGGCTACCCAGGTGGTGGCCCTCAAAGGTCAGCTGGCTACCCTGGCACTGGTCCTCAAGGCCCAGCTGGCTACCCTGGCACTGGCCCTCAAGGCCCAGCTGGCTACCCTGGCACAGGCCCTCAAGGTCCAGCTGGCTACCCCGGTGCAGGTCCTCAACGTCCCTCTGGCTATCCTGGTGGTCGTCCTCAAGGTCCAGCTGGTTATCCTGGCGCTGCCCCTCAAAGACCAGCTGGCTATCCAGGCACTGTTCCTCAGGGCCCAACTGGCTACCCTGGCACTGGTCCTCAAGGTCCAGCTAGCTACCCTGGCACTCGTCCTCAAGGTCAATCTGGCTACCCTGGCACTCGTCCTCAAGGTCCAGCTGGCTACCCAAGCACTGTTCCTCAAGGTCAACCGGGCTTCCCTGGCTCTGGTCCTCAAGGCTCAACTGGCTACCCTAGCGCTGGTCCTCAACGTCCATCTAGCTATCCTGGTGCTACTAGTCCTCAACGACCAGCTGGTTATCCTGGTTCTGGTCCTCAAGGCCCAAAGCCTAACTATTCTGGCAGCCCAGGACCTCAAGGATCAGGTTCTTATCCCGGAAGGCAAGAACAGCAGCAACCAACAGCGTCATATCCTAGTAGTCCTGGTCAACAGACTTCATCTGGTTCCTACCCTGGTAGACCCGAAACTTCTTCCGGCAACTACCAAGGATCTCAGAGCACAACAAGTTACCCTGGTTCTCAGTCTGAAACTGGCTACCCATCAGGAAAGCCTTCAGGCCCCAGTTTCCCATCAAGCACGACGCGCCCTCAAGGGACAGGTGACAACAGCTATCCCACACCCCCTAACAGAGAATACCTCCCTCCCAATTGA
- the LOC123876900 gene encoding spidroin-2-like isoform X2, protein MQSTNTMLRLSTFCLLLAAAVAQSGYEYDKPGKPFGPTTPSTRPGYQPSPTSGYPTSPSSQGYPGSAPTSTPSYSSGPSNNQPGYPGQKYPGQTPSGPAGPGYPGQIPSGPAGPGYPGQQYPGQTPSGPAGPGYPGQKYPGQTPSGPAGPGYPGQQYPAQTPSGPASPGYPGQKYPGQTPSGPAGPGGNYPGQGVNYPGQGENYPGSIGNYPGQTPGRPGFGPGAPGFRPGQPGFGPGSAGFDDGSYAGGDYSAIPGEPDIDYPILSYVPETSFRCDAQPYPGYYADIETRCQVFHVCANNKTYDFLCPNGTIFSQEYFVCVWWNQFDCNSASNFFELNANLYDYSIIGSQLPGAGFPGTGLQGPPGYPGTGPQGPAGYPGIGPQGPAGYPGAGPQGPAGYPGTGPQGPAGYPGGGPQRSAGYPGTGPQGPAGYPGTGPQGPAGYPGTGPQGPAGYPGAGPQRPSGYPGGRPQGPAGYPGAAPQRPAGYPGTVPQGPTGYPGTGPQGPASYPGTRPQGQSGYPGTRPQGPAGYPSTVPQGQPGFPGSGPQGSTGYPSAGPQRPSSYPGATSPQRPAGYPGSGPQGPKPNYSGSPGPQGSGSYPGRQEQQQPTASYPSSPGQQTSSGSYPGRPETSSGNYQGSQSTTSYPGSQSETGYPSGKPSGPSFPSSTTRPQGTGDNSYPTPPNREYLPPN, encoded by the exons ATGCAAAGCACCAACACCATGCTACGTTTGTCAACGTTTTGTT TGTTGCTGGCGGCAGCAGTGGCACAAAGCGGTTACGAGTATGACAAACCGGGTAAACCATTCGGCCCTACAACGCCATCAACTAGGCCTGGCTATCAACCGAGCCCAACAAGCGGTTACCCTACATCACCCAGCTCACAGGGTTATCCTGGCTCTGCACCGACTTCTACGCCTAGTTACTCATCTGGACCCTCAAATAATCAACCAGGCTATCCTGGCCAAAAATATCCAGGCCAGACTCCAAGCGGACCAGCAGGCCCAGGTTATCCTG GTCAAATTCCAAGTGGACCAGCAGGCCCAGGTTATCCTGGACAACAATACCCAGGCCAAACTCCAAGTGGTCCAGCAGGCCCAGGTTATCCGGGGCAAAAATACCCAGGTCAAACTCCAAGCGGACCTGCAGGCCCAGGTTATCCTGGACAACAATATCCAGCCCAAACTCCAAGTGGACCAGCCAGCCCAGGTTATCCGGGTCAAAAATATCCAGGTCAAACTCCAAGCGGACCTGCTGGACCAGGTGGAAACTATCCAGGGCAAGGAGTTAATTACCCAGGACAAGGAGAAAATTACCCCGGATCAATTGGAAACTACCCAGGACAAACACCAGGTCGTCCCGGCTTCGGACCTGGAGCTCCCGGATTTAGACCTGGCCAACCTGGTTTTGGGCCAGGAAGCGCAGGATTTGATGATGGTAGTTATGCAGGAGGCGACTATTCGGCAATTCCCGGTGAACCAGACATAGATTACCCTATACTTTCCTATGTTCCAGAAACATCTTTCAGATGTGATGCGCAACCTTACCCAGGTTATTACGCTGATATCGAAACTCGGTGCCAAGTTTTCCATGTATGCGCTAATAACAAAACATATGACTTTTTATGCCCTAATGGTACCATATTCTCTCAAGAATACTTTGTCTGTGTTTGGTGGAACCAGTTTGACTGCAACTCCGCATCTAACTTTTTTGAACTTAACGCAAATCTGTATGATTATTCTATCATTGGTTCGCAATTGCCTGGTGCAGGGTTCCCTGGTACAGGTCTACAAGGTCCACCTGGCTACCCTGGCACTGGCCCTCAAGGCCCTGCTGGCTATCCTGGCATTGGTCCTCAAGGTCCAGCTGGCTACCCGGGTGCTGGCCCGCAAGGTCCAGCTGGCTACCCAGGCACAGGTCCTCAAGGTCCAGCTGGCTACCCAGGTGGTGGCCCTCAAAGGTCAGCTGGCTACCCTGGCACTGGTCCTCAAGGCCCAGCTGGCTACCCTGGCACTGGCCCTCAAGGCCCAGCTGGCTACCCTGGCACAGGCCCTCAAGGTCCAGCTGGCTACCCCGGTGCAGGTCCTCAACGTCCCTCTGGCTATCCTGGTGGTCGTCCTCAAGGTCCAGCTGGTTATCCTGGCGCTGCCCCTCAAAGACCAGCTGGCTATCCAGGCACTGTTCCTCAGGGCCCAACTGGCTACCCTGGCACTGGTCCTCAAGGTCCAGCTAGCTACCCTGGCACTCGTCCTCAAGGTCAATCTGGCTACCCTGGCACTCGTCCTCAAGGTCCAGCTGGCTACCCAAGCACTGTTCCTCAAGGTCAACCGGGCTTCCCTGGCTCTGGTCCTCAAGGCTCAACTGGCTACCCTAGCGCTGGTCCTCAACGTCCATCTAGCTATCCTGGTGCTACTAGTCCTCAACGACCAGCTGGTTATCCTGGTTCTGGTCCTCAAGGCCCAAAGCCTAACTATTCTGGCAGCCCAGGACCTCAAGGATCAGGTTCTTATCCCGGAAGGCAAGAACAGCAGCAACCAACAGCGTCATATCCTAGTAGTCCTGGTCAACAGACTTCATCTGGTTCCTACCCTGGTAGACCCGAAACTTCTTCCGGCAACTACCAAGGATCTCAGAGCACAACAAGTTACCCTGGTTCTCAGTCTGAAACTGGCTACCCATCAGGAAAGCCTTCAGGCCCCAGTTTCCCATCAAGCACGACGCGCCCTCAAGGGACAGGTGACAACAGCTATCCCACACCCCCTAACAGAGAATACCTCCCTCCCAATTGA
- the LOC123876900 gene encoding collagen alpha-1(IV) chain-like isoform X1, which produces MQSTNTMLRLSTFCLLLAAAVAQSGYEYDKPGKPFGPTTPSTRPGYQPSPTSGYPTSPSSQGYPGSAPTSTPSYSSGPSNNQPGYPGQKYPGQTPSGPAGPGYPGQQYPGQIPSGPAGPGYPGQQYPGQTPSGPAGPGYPGQKYPGQTPSGPAGPGYPGQQYPAQTPSGPASPGYPGQKYPGQTPSGPAGPGGNYPGQGVNYPGQGENYPGSIGNYPGQTPGRPGFGPGAPGFRPGQPGFGPGSAGFDDGSYAGGDYSAIPGEPDIDYPILSYVPETSFRCDAQPYPGYYADIETRCQVFHVCANNKTYDFLCPNGTIFSQEYFVCVWWNQFDCNSASNFFELNANLYDYSIIGSQLPGAGFPGTGLQGPPGYPGTGPQGPAGYPGIGPQGPAGYPGAGPQGPAGYPGTGPQGPAGYPGGGPQRSAGYPGTGPQGPAGYPGTGPQGPAGYPGTGPQGPAGYPGAGPQRPSGYPGGRPQGPAGYPGAAPQRPAGYPGTVPQGPTGYPGTGPQGPASYPGTRPQGQSGYPGTRPQGPAGYPSTVPQGQPGFPGSGPQGSTGYPSAGPQRPSSYPGATSPQRPAGYPGSGPQGPKPNYSGSPGPQGSGSYPGRQEQQQPTASYPSSPGQQTSSGSYPGRPETSSGNYQGSQSTTSYPGSQSETGYPSGKPSGPSFPSSTTRPQGTGDNSYPTPPNREYLPPN; this is translated from the exons ATGCAAAGCACCAACACCATGCTACGTTTGTCAACGTTTTGTT TGTTGCTGGCGGCAGCAGTGGCACAAAGCGGTTACGAGTATGACAAACCGGGTAAACCATTCGGCCCTACAACGCCATCAACTAGGCCTGGCTATCAACCGAGCCCAACAAGCGGTTACCCTACATCACCCAGCTCACAGGGTTATCCTGGCTCTGCACCGACTTCTACGCCTAGTTACTCATCTGGACCCTCAAATAATCAACCAGGCTATCCTGGCCAAAAATATCCAGGCCAGACTCCAAGCGGACCAGCAGGCCCAGGTTATCCTGGTCAACAATATCCAG GTCAAATTCCAAGTGGACCAGCAGGCCCAGGTTATCCTGGACAACAATACCCAGGCCAAACTCCAAGTGGTCCAGCAGGCCCAGGTTATCCGGGGCAAAAATACCCAGGTCAAACTCCAAGCGGACCTGCAGGCCCAGGTTATCCTGGACAACAATATCCAGCCCAAACTCCAAGTGGACCAGCCAGCCCAGGTTATCCGGGTCAAAAATATCCAGGTCAAACTCCAAGCGGACCTGCTGGACCAGGTGGAAACTATCCAGGGCAAGGAGTTAATTACCCAGGACAAGGAGAAAATTACCCCGGATCAATTGGAAACTACCCAGGACAAACACCAGGTCGTCCCGGCTTCGGACCTGGAGCTCCCGGATTTAGACCTGGCCAACCTGGTTTTGGGCCAGGAAGCGCAGGATTTGATGATGGTAGTTATGCAGGAGGCGACTATTCGGCAATTCCCGGTGAACCAGACATAGATTACCCTATACTTTCCTATGTTCCAGAAACATCTTTCAGATGTGATGCGCAACCTTACCCAGGTTATTACGCTGATATCGAAACTCGGTGCCAAGTTTTCCATGTATGCGCTAATAACAAAACATATGACTTTTTATGCCCTAATGGTACCATATTCTCTCAAGAATACTTTGTCTGTGTTTGGTGGAACCAGTTTGACTGCAACTCCGCATCTAACTTTTTTGAACTTAACGCAAATCTGTATGATTATTCTATCATTGGTTCGCAATTGCCTGGTGCAGGGTTCCCTGGTACAGGTCTACAAGGTCCACCTGGCTACCCTGGCACTGGCCCTCAAGGCCCTGCTGGCTATCCTGGCATTGGTCCTCAAGGTCCAGCTGGCTACCCGGGTGCTGGCCCGCAAGGTCCAGCTGGCTACCCAGGCACAGGTCCTCAAGGTCCAGCTGGCTACCCAGGTGGTGGCCCTCAAAGGTCAGCTGGCTACCCTGGCACTGGTCCTCAAGGCCCAGCTGGCTACCCTGGCACTGGCCCTCAAGGCCCAGCTGGCTACCCTGGCACAGGCCCTCAAGGTCCAGCTGGCTACCCCGGTGCAGGTCCTCAACGTCCCTCTGGCTATCCTGGTGGTCGTCCTCAAGGTCCAGCTGGTTATCCTGGCGCTGCCCCTCAAAGACCAGCTGGCTATCCAGGCACTGTTCCTCAGGGCCCAACTGGCTACCCTGGCACTGGTCCTCAAGGTCCAGCTAGCTACCCTGGCACTCGTCCTCAAGGTCAATCTGGCTACCCTGGCACTCGTCCTCAAGGTCCAGCTGGCTACCCAAGCACTGTTCCTCAAGGTCAACCGGGCTTCCCTGGCTCTGGTCCTCAAGGCTCAACTGGCTACCCTAGCGCTGGTCCTCAACGTCCATCTAGCTATCCTGGTGCTACTAGTCCTCAACGACCAGCTGGTTATCCTGGTTCTGGTCCTCAAGGCCCAAAGCCTAACTATTCTGGCAGCCCAGGACCTCAAGGATCAGGTTCTTATCCCGGAAGGCAAGAACAGCAGCAACCAACAGCGTCATATCCTAGTAGTCCTGGTCAACAGACTTCATCTGGTTCCTACCCTGGTAGACCCGAAACTTCTTCCGGCAACTACCAAGGATCTCAGAGCACAACAAGTTACCCTGGTTCTCAGTCTGAAACTGGCTACCCATCAGGAAAGCCTTCAGGCCCCAGTTTCCCATCAAGCACGACGCGCCCTCAAGGGACAGGTGACAACAGCTATCCCACACCCCCTAACAGAGAATACCTCCCTCCCAATTGA